The Fibrobacter sp. UWB2 genomic interval TTGTGGAGCGGGTCAGAATGCTTGCAGAGAAGCGTCATGAGGGCATGGCCTGCTTCATGGTAAGCGGTGTGGCGCTTTTCTTCGTCGGTCATGAGGAGCGTGCGGCGTTCAGCACCCATGCTGAGCTTGTCGCGGGCTTCTTCAAAGTCGAGCATCGTCACTTTCTTGTTGTTGAACCTTGCGGCGAGGAGCGCTGCTTCGTTCACCAAGTTTTCGAGGTCTGCACCGGCAAGTCCCGGAGTTCCCTTAGCGACTGCCTTCACATCGACATCATCGCCAAGAGGAACCTTGCGTTTCTTCAAGTGGACTTTCAAAATTTCTTCACGGCCCTTGAGGTCGGGGAGGCCCACCACAATCTGGCGGTCAAAGCGGCCCGGGCGGAGGAGAGCCTTGTCGAGCACATCCGGACGGTTCGTGGCGGCAATCAAAATCACGCCTTCGTTAGCGGTAAAGCCGTCCATTTCCACGAGCAACTGGTTCAAAGTCTGTTCGCGTTCGTCGTGACCGCCACCGAGACCAGCACCACGCTGGCGACCCACGGCATCGATTTCGTCGATGAACAAAATGCACGGAGCGTTCTTCTTACCGGTTTCAAACAAGTCACGCACGCGGGATGCACCCACGCCAACGAACATTTCCACGAAGTCCGAACCCGACATGCTAAAGAACGGCACGCCTGCTTCGCCTGCAACAGCGCGGGCGAGGAGTGTCTTACCCGTACCCGGAGGACCAACGAGGAGAGCACCCTTCGGGATGCGGCCACCGAGCTTGTCGTACTTCTTCGGGTCCTTCAAAAATTCAACGAGTTCCTGCAAGTCCTGCTTGGCTTCGTCGCAACCGGCAACATCATTGAACGTCGTCTTCTTCTGCGAGTTCAGCTGGCGCACTTGGCTCTTGCCAAACGAGAACGGGCTCTTACCGCCACCGCCCATCTGACGGCTCATCATGATGTAGAAGAACGCAATCAGCAAAATGGCCGGGAGGAACGCCACAAGCGTATCAATCCACGTGGTCGATTCGTGAATAACCTTGACTTTCACGCCCTTGAATGCTTCCCAAGTCGAAATCTGCTCGTTTGAAATTTCGAGCATGTGGCTCTTGAAATGCTTGTTCTTGGTGTCGGTGCTGTTGCGAGTGAACCTGGCGAGCGCGCTTTGGCCCTTCTTGGCCTCGGCGATTTCTTCCGGGGACATCTCGTAAGCGCCTTCGATAATCACGCCATCGGGAGTCTTCTGGAGAGTAAGTTCAGTAATGACCTTGGTCGAGTCGCCCATCAATGCCAAAAATTCGGTGCGGGTAATATCCTTGCTGGAATCTTTCCCGGTCATGGGGAACATGACGAAAAGCATGAGGAGCATGATGAGAACAATGATAAAATTCTTGTTCTTAAACGGAGCTGGCTTCTTAGGTTGATTCATTATAATCCTTTTCTTTCTTCTCGCAAGATACAAATTTTGCGGCTGAAAGCGCGTCCTTGAACTCGCAAATCCAGACAGTATGCGCTATTTTGACGACGGAACGCCGGCGATAAACCGCCCGGACCGGGATTTTCACGTGGGCAGGCTCTTTAGGACCGTAGAAAAAGCCAATCGGGAACCGAAAACCCTTTTCCGTGAGCCACAACCGGAACATTTCGGACAGATCTGCATCCGCGTATTCGCGTAGAATTTTATTGAGTTTTTTCTTGTCTAATGAGACGAAAGACGAGAGACTAGAGACTAGAGAATCTTTGTCATTCCCGCCACCGAGCGGGAATCCCCTTGTGTCATCCTGAGCGAAGTCGAAGGATCTAGAGCATTTTGCCAGCACTTTCGCATACGCTCTGTCCGCAAGCCCCGCAATCTTGCAGAGCTGTTTGTTTGCCCCCGGACATTCTTGTTCCAGATTCGGCAAAAACTCGTGCCTAATTTTATTGCGTGCGAATTTCACATCCGCATTGCTTTCGTCCTCGCACCAGCTTAAACCATTTTCGCGAGCATAGGCGAGGAGTTCGTTGCGAGAGATGTTCAGGAACGGCCGATAGATGTGAATGCAGGGAATGTCATGCCCGCCGTGAGCGGGCATCTCCTTCTTGTCCTGAATTATTCTTACTTCTTGAATTCCGCGCAGCCCGGCAAGCGTTGTCCCGCGCTTGAGACGCATATACATTGTCTCCGCCTGATCCCCCGCATGATGCGCCGTCACGATAGCGATTGGGCTATGGGGTATGGGGGCGCAGCCTTCGTCATCCTGGAGGGGCAAAGCCCCGATAGGATCCAAAGCATAATGGACTCTATCGCCTGTTGGCTCCAGAGTGACAATGCTTTTCACAATTTCTGTTAACGCTTTATACCTTGCGTCTCGTGCATTTTCTTCAAGTGAACCATCTGCACTTTTCAGCGCTTCTCCATCTAGCTTCTTCAAGAAAAAAGGAACATTGTGCGACTTTGCAAATTCTTCTACAAATTTTGCGTCTCTGTCTGCCGTTCCTTCGCGTAGCCCGTGATGCACATGCGCAATACCCAGCCATTCAATGCCAAGCGCGGCACTGTTCTCGATAAAATAATGCGCCAAGCAAATAGAATCCAATCCGCCCGAAACTGCAAGCAACAGGCGCTTAAAACCATGATGGCGAATATTTTCAATTAAATCGAGTGGCAACCCGATAGACCTTCTAATAAAGACAAAAGAGAACTGTCTTTTGAAACAGTTCTCCTTTTAAATTAGAATTTTACGATTATTCTGTTTTTACTCTCTAAACTATTTCCCTTAATTCTTGGCGTACTGGCTCAACAATTGCTTTGTTTCTTCTGTCGGGAGTCCCTTTGTGCATTCGTAGAATTCGTTATTGTTGTCGATTCTGAAACCTTCTACAGGACCTTCTTCATAGTAGAATTGCTCTTCGCTTTTGTCGCGGTCGCTCAGCAGAAATTCTGCACTTTCTTCTTTGCACAATTTCTCGTTGATGAATCCCAATCTTTGTGTGTTAGTGCATGTTTTTCCGTTGCTAGACATTGTTGTAATGTAGTTCATTCCTGATGCATCAAATTTAGGAGCAGAGACAACTTCAAAGAGTTGGTTGCCGATAGAGAATGATTGCTTTAATAATTCTTTGGGTTCCTTTGTTATCGTTTTTTCAACAAGCAGTTGCTTGATGATAGCGTCGCCAATATCATAACCAAAATTGCGATCCAAAATGGCTCCGATGTTGATATCATTTTGTTCTAAATTGTCCGTATCAACGGTCGTTGTGATATAAACGGAGTCTTTGGTAATCTTCATGGTTCTTGCGATTCCGCTCATACCACCAATGAATTTTGAACACTTGATATCAGTTTCTCCGAGTTGTCTTTTGCAACCGGTGACTTTCCACGTTCCGTAAATATCATTGTGGTCATTGCTCAGCGACAACGTTTCATAGTTACGGTATAAGTCAAGAAACTCTTGTTCGTCCGGATTGTCTGAAACTTGCTTTTCGGCTGGCCCCATCCAAAGCGAATCACCGACAATCTTGTAAGAACCCGGATCCAGTGATTCTGGATATTCTTCCCAAGCAAACGTTTTTGTATCGGGGTGGTAATTGCAAACGTATGTTCCTTGGTAAACACGTCCCGTTGTTTCATCGTACTTAATCGGGATGACATAAGTGTATCCTTCACCGAAATCAACATTTGTTTGAGCTGATGGATTTGTATTTTGTGTATTGTTGAGACCCGATGTCGGATTGTCATCGCTACAAGCAACGAACATGAACATGCCAAATAAAACTGCGTAAGCCTTTTTCATATTAGAACCCTTCTTTGTTTAACGATAATATATTAAATTTGTCTATTAAGGAGGCTGTCATGGCTAAAAATAAAGATAAAGTGTTCAGCAAGGTTGCTGAAACCGCCAAAGAAAGCGATATGATGCGCATACGACGCATAGACGGCTCCCAAAACGGAGCCACGTTACGGACAAGAGTTGTCCGAGACAAGACAAAGTACAACAGAAATTTGAAACATAAGAAGTCCCTCGCAGACGCGGGGGATTTCCCTTTTTTATGGGGGTGTTGAAACGAATATGTTAAGTTGGAGTGCGTTTTTTTAGATATTTCTTTAAATACAGTATATATTTGGAATTGAATTGTTCAGTAAGGAGTTTGGTATGTCTATTCTTGATGCTTTGTTTTTTAAGTATTTTGGTCCTGTATTCATTAAAGAGGA includes:
- the ftsH gene encoding ATP-dependent zinc metalloprotease FtsH, producing MNQPKKPAPFKNKNFIIVLIMLLMLFVMFPMTGKDSSKDITRTEFLALMGDSTKVITELTLQKTPDGVIIEGAYEMSPEEIAEAKKGQSALARFTRNSTDTKNKHFKSHMLEISNEQISTWEAFKGVKVKVIHESTTWIDTLVAFLPAILLIAFFYIMMSRQMGGGGKSPFSFGKSQVRQLNSQKKTTFNDVAGCDEAKQDLQELVEFLKDPKKYDKLGGRIPKGALLVGPPGTGKTLLARAVAGEAGVPFFSMSGSDFVEMFVGVGASRVRDLFETGKKNAPCILFIDEIDAVGRQRGAGLGGGHDEREQTLNQLLVEMDGFTANEGVILIAATNRPDVLDKALLRPGRFDRQIVVGLPDLKGREEILKVHLKKRKVPLGDDVDVKAVAKGTPGLAGADLENLVNEAALLAARFNNKKVTMLDFEEARDKLSMGAERRTLLMTDEEKRHTAYHEAGHALMTLLCKHSDPLHKITIIPRGRALGVTMSLPERDQVSYSREYAEERIMIMMSGRLAELIFFNHQSTGASNDIQRATELARKMVTEWGFDEEIGPVCYSRADGEVFLGREISKPKEMSEMMAEKIDNAINNLIKRMDNKARELLEENKDKLTDLAEALFEFEVLDREEIDKVMAGEKLTGTKKSRQYKAMEELAKKREEENTPPPDPGDQPPVAPIADVQPAPAPTSTTGNETATNSVKENE
- a CDS encoding ATP-binding protein, producing MPLDLIENIRHHGFKRLLLAVSGGLDSICLAHYFIENSAALGIEWLGIAHVHHGLREGTADRDAKFVEEFAKSHNVPFFLKKLDGEALKSADGSLEENARDARYKALTEIVKSIVTLEPTGDRVHYALDPIGALPLQDDEGCAPIPHSPIAIVTAHHAGDQAETMYMRLKRGTTLAGLRGIQEVRIIQDKKEMPAHGGHDIPCIHIYRPFLNISRNELLAYARENGLSWCEDESNADVKFARNKIRHEFLPNLEQECPGANKQLCKIAGLADRAYAKVLAKCSRSFDFAQDDTRGFPLGGGNDKDSLVSSLSSFVSLDKKKLNKILREYADADLSEMFRLWLTEKGFRFPIGFFYGPKEPAHVKIPVRAVYRRRSVVKIAHTVWICEFKDALSAAKFVSCEKKEKDYNEST